Genomic window (Zymoseptoria tritici IPO323 chromosome 1, whole genome shotgun sequence):
CACACAGATTCAAGACGATCATTGGGTGAGTGGTCTCCATGAGTCTGGTAACTGGCTATCGACTGACACATACCTAGCTACGACTGTACACTGGTGATGGACGATGGCATGGTTGCAGAGTACGACAGTCCATTTCTTCTCTTCGACAAAGGTGGCCTCTTTCGTGGCATGTGCGATCGAGGTGGTACCATGAGAGAGCATATCGTCTCGCGAAGCGTAGATCAAGGTGGCCTGGCATGAAAAGCCTTTCATTCCCTGTGCCCGGGACTGAGATCGAGGCTTCGGGGTAAAGGTGAGGTCGAACTTGGCTTCAGCTGATCGTTGAGAGAACCAATCGATCGATGTGTTCGGCGCGTTGTTCAAGGAGGCAAAGCTTGGTTTGCAAAGGAGCTCAAGTACCCACTTGTCCGAACTTGTCGAAATACGAACGGCATCACATCATGTAATACTGACGATTTGATCGATTGATCGACTGATTGGTTATTTCATTGAACATATTCATTGCAGCGCTAGATAGCTATTTACAAAACCTTTGTGCCAAACCGTGGCTTCTCCTTGCGTCGTAATATGTGTCCATCGTCACACACCTACTTCAAGGTCGATGTGAGATCTTGAGCACCCGGGAACTGGGCGAGAGGCTTGCCATTGTAGTTCAAGAGCTCCGGGCAGCCAAGGCTTCCAAGAGCGTTCTCGAACATGGACTTGAGCGGAGCGGTGAGGAACTTGAGGGCGTCGATATCGCCAGCCTGAGCAGCCTGCGTGGCGAAGCACAAGAGGTTGTTGCCGTTCAGGAGGTCGGCAGCGTTGAAGGCTCCTCCGCTGACGTCGGCGATGTCAAGACCGACGAAGCTGTTGACAGTCCCAGTGTTGCCACCAATCTTGACGGCGTTGGGAGCGTCCTTGATTGTCTGGGTGAGGTCGAGAGCAACATCGGCAAGGGTGGACTGCGAGCTAGAGGGACGCCTATACCAGTTCAGAGGGATGCGCTCTTGGCCGCGATGTTGCACGAAGTCGCCAGGGTTGTCGCCAGAAGCGCCGGCGCCGGTACCAGTGACGGCAAAGAAGGAGCTGAGGACCTCGCGGGTCAAGAAGCCACCTGGGTTCTCAGCGGAGTGGTTGGACATGAAGCCAATCACGAAGTTGTGCGCAGCAGGCGTAACAGCTCCGGAGAAGGGGGCGGAGAAATAGTGAGGATTGTTGGATTCACTGTACTGTTGCGTGTATGCATTCTGTCTGTGAATCTTGTAGTAATCCAGGTTGTTCTCGTCTCCGGCCAAGTTCCAGAGATTGTTCCAGCTGTGCCACTGGAACACGCCAACTCGGCCGTTGTTGAGGTACGCATCTCCGCGCACGATGGAAGCGTCACCCTCATATCGGTTGTGAGTGCCCACGATACCGGTAGGGTTGCTGAGGAGAGGAACAGTGCCTGGGAATCCAGCACCAATGCTCCATGTGCCAGTAGCTGGGTCGCCAGAGATGAGCGCTGCGTAGGTCGCGAGAAAGATTGCCAACTCAGGGCTCATGTTGTAGGCTGCTCCAAGACCATCGGCGGTCTGTTGTGCGGTGGCTTTGCCGTTTCTTGGAAGGAAGCCGTGGTTGGCGGCGGCATTGAGGCCTAATTACCAGTCAGGGCTACTGCCAATCATGGTTCCTCTGTATGAGAGACACTCACCTGGACATTGACCACGGAGGTCGCCAGATCCAGGGCTCTGGAAAGCATTGGGGCCACCATCGGTGACGTCCACATATTGATCCTTGGCGTCAAAGACCGGGTTCTGATGCCCGACTCCAGTGTTGGGAATGTCTCCACTGGCGCGCTTCATGTTGTTGTCGGCCTGCATGACCATAGGCCACgctgcggcggaggcagCCAACGCTGCAATTGAGAAAGCGGTCCTCATGATAGCTTGGTaggaggagttgagggtAAGATAGTGAGATCGTTGAGTCGTTGAGCGAAGTTGTAGATGATGATAGGGCAATGTTTCGCAGAGTTGCCGCTCACTTTAATATATGTTCAACATTTGCATAGCGTGCAGCAAACATTAGTTCTGGGCCGTCTGGCGTACGGCTTCACGGCAGCGATCTCTCCACCGAGCTCACATAGAATGCGCCATCTGTCGAATCACATGGCCGGAAACTCTGACACATCTGGACTTGTGGCCTTGTTGGTGAAGATCTGTACACAACAGAGGTCAGATGTCCGGGATACTTGCATTGCGTCGCGTGATGCTGGAGTTCAAGAGCATCTCGAACGGCACGGTGGCAAGAATGCATCGACGCGGTTGGTATGCAGGGAAAGTGCCGCTCATGTGGGTTGACGGGTAGTCGCTAGATGCAAGTGGCGACCAGTCATTCCCCGCTCCAGAACACGAGTAAGCCACGAGGCGTAAAGCTTTGCTTCGGCAGCATACCAGAAAGGATACAGTCCCTACAGTCAACGGCTTCAAGTCCTCGCACGCAATTTGAGTCCGGAGAAGCTGGAGTCACAGGAACATGCTAGAGGTCCGCTTCGCCGCGTTTGCCGGGATGTGATTTTTCGTAGAATGAGTTCGATATAGTCGGAAACGCTGTTGTTTCCGGGGTAAAAGGCGTCCGATAAGTGATCATGCGTGAAGTCGCACTGGAAAAGTGCCGGAAGTCTTTCCAAGCCAATGGCCAAGGGCGATGAGAAGCGAGACACTCTCGCGCTGGCCTTCATTTCAAGGCTCGAGCACGAGCAATGTGTGAGAACTTCGACAATCGACCGGTTGTGTGAACGACTTCAACGGCCGGCGGTCGACAGCATTCATGCCACGCAACATCGTCCGTGGCCGCTCCACCGAAGCTTCGAATGTGAGGAGTAAGAGTCGGAGTCTTCGCTGGTGCTTCAAATACACTTACCTCGTCCTTGACCTCCAGTAATACCACCTCCGTCTACTCATCACTCGAAGTCGTGTCCCAGCCGCTCGCAAAGTCTTCTGCTCGTCGAGCTAGCAACAGGGACTGCGTGCGATTGTTCCACAGGCAGCGCTtgacctccatctccttgcTGCGGGGTCTCCACCCGCCTTGTGCGGCGCAGTGGTGGTAGGTCGTATCAACACTAATCGAGAGGAACAGAGGTGCTCAAGAATGATGCATATCTCGCCgcaccgccgtcgccgtcgcgcTTGCCCTCAAAAGGAGACTGCTCCATGTGAGTCTCTTCACGTTTGCGTCAGCGAGCGCCGAACCTTGCCCTGGCCAGCAGAGGCATTCGCTTAGTGCCCAGGAGATGCCAGCCAGGACAAGCAGAAGTTCAAGAGAAATACAGCATGCGCCGTCAAGAGAAAGA
Coding sequences:
- a CDS encoding putative peroxidase (Putative peroxidase. Putative signal peptide-containing protein), with translation MRTAFSIAALAASAAAWPMVMQADNNMKRASGDIPNTGVGHQNPVFDAKDQYVDVTDGGPNAFQSPGSGDLRGQCPGLNAAANHGFLPRNGKATAQQTADGLGAAYNMSPELAIFLATYAALISGDPATGTWSIGAGFPGTVPLLSNPTGIVGTHNRYEGDASIVRGDAYLNNGRVGVFQWHSWNNLWNLAGDENNLDYYKIHRQNAYTQQYSESNNPHYFSAPFSGAVTPAAHNFVIGFMSNHSAENPGGFLTREVLSSFFAVTGTGAGASGDNPGDFVQHRGQERIPLNWYRRPSSSQSTLADVALDLTQTIKDAPNAVKIGGNTGTVNSFVGLDIADVSGGAFNAADLLNGNNLLCFATQAAQAGDIDALKFLTAPLKSMFENALGSLGCPELLNYNGKPLAQFPGAQDLTSTLK